One stretch of Serinicoccus hydrothermalis DNA includes these proteins:
- a CDS encoding peptidoglycan-binding protein: MLTGGLVLSGPLAALADGEDQGTDPATGSTGAASEPVDPAGDQGGADGGQGDQGTVDQGQGAGTDGSGDATTPSSGGTGFSHGGTPAGPATFAPLPADPAYPVPEPLENKNLPEQVDEDTGYQDQLSCDPHDRPGVTAFAMLLSEHYGREAWSGARACIDYMSQHHDGRALDWNLDANDPQDRRIGDAAVAWLTENDGEMMRRFGIEYIIWNGLVFMKDDNEWRHYVGESPHTDHVHFTFTWDGATMRTSWWTGVAVTQPDLGPCAVVSDQYAAVHTFPRFEACSDPAVAAPSSELAAVRPGGSGPGVSMLQTVLGLDPTGVLDDATGAALIEWQTEHDVPATGVADALTYAAAQGLEVEDLPASAQAVVPEDWQVSVFTPYKRTTLTQGDTGKAVVAVQEALGAEPDGDFGPKTAEALAEFEESIPVLAEQARRRGDEPAAITPLTWVFLERAVHPTMALRDLELAEGSRDVEGDPEGELAAEAATSGRADSPYAGGAVAVLQELVGVEADGSYGPITAKAVAEVQEAAGLEPTGAVDGPTWVAVEEVAIDEERVAGPPGLEAQRAREAKAREREEKEQEKKEQAAKEAKAKADAEAQAAKERHEAAVADAGR; the protein is encoded by the coding sequence ATGCTGACCGGCGGGCTGGTGCTCTCCGGCCCGCTCGCCGCGCTGGCCGACGGCGAGGACCAGGGCACCGACCCGGCGACCGGGTCGACGGGAGCCGCCAGCGAACCGGTCGACCCTGCGGGCGACCAGGGCGGTGCGGACGGCGGCCAGGGCGACCAGGGCACGGTGGACCAGGGACAGGGCGCCGGCACGGACGGGTCCGGCGACGCCACCACCCCCTCCTCCGGCGGCACCGGCTTCAGCCACGGCGGCACCCCCGCCGGACCGGCGACCTTCGCCCCGCTGCCGGCGGACCCGGCATACCCCGTGCCCGAGCCGCTGGAGAACAAGAACCTCCCGGAGCAGGTCGACGAGGACACCGGCTACCAGGACCAGCTGTCCTGCGATCCGCACGACCGCCCCGGCGTCACCGCCTTCGCCATGCTGCTCTCCGAGCACTACGGCCGGGAGGCCTGGAGCGGGGCCCGCGCCTGCATCGACTACATGAGCCAGCACCACGACGGGCGCGCCCTGGACTGGAACCTCGACGCCAACGACCCGCAGGACCGTCGCATCGGCGACGCCGCCGTGGCCTGGCTCACCGAGAACGACGGCGAGATGATGCGCCGCTTCGGGATCGAGTACATCATCTGGAACGGTCTCGTCTTCATGAAGGACGACAACGAGTGGCGGCACTACGTCGGTGAGAGCCCGCACACCGACCACGTCCACTTCACCTTCACCTGGGACGGCGCGACGATGCGGACCTCGTGGTGGACCGGGGTGGCCGTCACCCAGCCCGACCTCGGGCCGTGCGCCGTCGTCTCCGACCAGTACGCCGCCGTCCACACCTTCCCGCGTTTCGAGGCGTGCTCCGACCCGGCCGTCGCCGCACCCTCCTCCGAGCTCGCGGCCGTGCGTCCCGGCGGGTCCGGCCCGGGCGTCTCGATGCTGCAGACCGTGCTCGGGCTGGACCCGACCGGCGTCCTGGACGACGCGACGGGCGCGGCGCTCATCGAGTGGCAGACCGAGCACGACGTCCCCGCGACCGGCGTCGCCGACGCCCTGACGTATGCCGCCGCCCAGGGGCTCGAGGTGGAGGACCTGCCGGCCTCGGCCCAGGCGGTCGTCCCGGAGGACTGGCAGGTGTCGGTCTTCACCCCCTACAAGCGGACCACCCTCACCCAGGGCGACACCGGCAAGGCCGTCGTCGCCGTCCAGGAGGCGCTGGGGGCCGAGCCGGACGGCGACTTCGGCCCGAAGACCGCGGAGGCGCTCGCCGAGTTCGAGGAGAGCATCCCGGTGCTGGCCGAGCAGGCCCGCCGGCGCGGTGACGAGCCCGCCGCGATCACGCCGCTGACCTGGGTCTTCCTGGAGCGTGCCGTGCACCCGACGATGGCGCTGCGCGACCTCGAGCTGGCCGAGGGCAGCCGGGACGTCGAGGGCGACCCCGAGGGCGAGCTCGCCGCCGAGGCCGCGACCTCGGGCCGGGCCGACAGCCCCTACGCCGGTGGGGCGGTCGCGGTGCTGCAGGAGCTCGTGGGCGTGGAGGCCGACGGCAGCTACGGCCCGATCACCGCGAAGGCGGTCGCCGAGGTGCAGGAGGCGGCCGGGCTGGAGCCCACCGGTGCCGTCGACGGACCCACCTGGGTGGCGGTCGAGGAGGTCGCCATCGACGAGGAGCGGGTCGCCGGCCCGCCCGGGCTGGAGGCGCAGCGCGCCCGCGAGGCGAAGGCCCGCGAGCGCGAGGAGAAGGAGCAGGAGAAGAAGGAGCAGGCGGCCAAGGAGGCCAAGGCCAAGGCCGACGCCGAGGCGCAGGCGGCGAAGGAACGGCACGAGGCCGCCGTCGCCGACGCCGGCCGCTGA
- a CDS encoding App1 family protein: MARPHIAALIEDSVRRRLDAGLRRRGWHERVFGYTGYGSPTGARLFARVLLSRHEPEEARTALTHAQDSLLDIAQRGWRLFLTAPAMDVPVRVRLGEAEVVTRTDRGGYVDVELAGHGLGPGWQEAYLEIGNGDSLTVSVFVVNPDVGVGLVSDIDDTVMVTHLPRILIAGWNTFVRSEQVREAVPGMSSMYRALCAETPGMPVFYLSTGAWNTAPALTRFLRRHEYPVGPMLLTDWGPTNTGWFRSGQEHKELELRRLREEFPGLRWILVGDDGQHDPVIYGQFAQEHPEAVEAICLRELTPAEQVLSSGLPVATDELLGKRVQVPMLKAANGFGLHQLLVGARARRQG; this comes from the coding sequence ATGGCGCGTCCCCACATCGCCGCCCTCATCGAGGACTCGGTCCGACGTCGTCTGGACGCCGGGCTGCGCCGACGCGGCTGGCACGAGCGGGTCTTCGGCTACACGGGCTACGGCAGCCCCACCGGTGCCCGCCTCTTCGCCCGGGTGCTGCTGTCGCGGCACGAGCCGGAGGAGGCCCGCACCGCCCTCACGCACGCCCAGGACTCGCTGCTCGACATCGCCCAGCGGGGCTGGCGGCTCTTCCTCACCGCACCGGCCATGGACGTCCCCGTGCGGGTGCGCCTCGGGGAGGCCGAGGTCGTCACCCGCACCGACCGCGGCGGGTATGTCGACGTCGAGCTCGCCGGGCACGGCCTGGGTCCGGGGTGGCAGGAGGCATACCTCGAGATCGGCAACGGCGACTCGCTCACCGTCTCGGTGTTCGTCGTGAACCCCGACGTCGGCGTGGGGCTGGTCAGCGACATCGACGACACGGTCATGGTCACCCACCTGCCCCGTATCCTCATCGCCGGCTGGAACACCTTCGTCCGCTCCGAGCAGGTGCGGGAGGCGGTGCCGGGCATGAGCTCGATGTACCGCGCGCTGTGCGCCGAGACCCCGGGCATGCCGGTCTTCTACCTCTCGACCGGCGCCTGGAACACCGCCCCGGCGCTGACGAGGTTCCTGCGGCGGCACGAGTACCCCGTCGGTCCCATGCTGCTCACCGACTGGGGGCCGACCAACACGGGTTGGTTCCGCTCCGGGCAGGAGCACAAGGAGCTCGAGCTGCGCCGGCTCCGGGAGGAGTTCCCGGGGCTGCGCTGGATCCTCGTCGGCGACGATGGCCAGCACGACCCGGTCATCTACGGCCAGTTCGCGCAGGAGCACCCGGAGGCGGTCGAGGCGATCTGCCTGCGCGAGCTGACCCCGGCCGAGCAGGTGCTCTCCAGCGGTCTGCCGGTGGCGACCGACGAGCTGCTCGGCAAGCGGGTCCAGGTGCCGATGCTCAAGGCCGCCAACGGCTTCGGCCTGCACCAGCTGCTCGTCGGTGCCCGGGCGCGGAGGCAGGGCTGA
- a CDS encoding MauE/DoxX family redox-associated membrane protein: MSLLGGAGALAVGLVLLAAGVGHLRGPRDTARALRAHGVLPGGSVGPVARTLGPLEVCLGLGLLVAATGLLPPGPARLLALAGTALCLAFAAYLWVVQRRVAGAPVPCGCGLGTTPVGPWAVARAGVLAALALLAVLAPVTGWQDAPGAPAGAQLAVAVLAGGALAVATAALPAARAVPEQLTTLARVPR; this comes from the coding sequence GTGAGCCTGCTCGGCGGCGCCGGCGCGCTCGCGGTCGGCCTCGTCCTGCTCGCCGCCGGGGTCGGGCACCTGCGCGGACCGCGGGACACGGCGCGCGCGCTGCGGGCCCACGGGGTTCTGCCCGGGGGCTCCGTCGGGCCGGTCGCGCGCACGCTCGGTCCGCTGGAGGTATGCCTGGGGCTGGGTCTGCTGGTCGCCGCGACCGGTCTGCTGCCGCCCGGCCCCGCCCGGCTGCTCGCGCTCGCCGGCACCGCGCTGTGCCTGGCCTTCGCGGCCTACCTGTGGGTCGTGCAGCGGCGCGTGGCCGGTGCGCCGGTGCCCTGCGGCTGCGGCCTGGGCACCACCCCGGTCGGCCCCTGGGCCGTGGCGCGCGCCGGTGTGCTCGCCGCGCTCGCCCTGCTGGCGGTCCTGGCCCCGGTGACCGGCTGGCAGGACGCGCCCGGGGCCCCCGCCGGCGCCCAGCTCGCCGTCGCGGTCCTGGCCGGTGGCGCCCTCGCCGTCGCGACGGCCGCCCTCCCGGCCGCCCGGGCCGTCCCCGAGCAGCTCACCACGCTGGCGCGGGTGCCGCGATGA
- a CDS encoding cell wall-binding repeat-containing protein: protein MRRIRQAGAAGLALATLAALGLGTASVASPQDPDLGETQAATSTAVDWSGLGQAPCPEGMTRRVSVDSHSMDSSVPQPRFNDGWGLVSSRDGSAARATVSSSDASDHLFLPYVKVSVDRRTMLGLSTRSTQGNSAYTRAQVNSVDLRVYAGQSWGGRVYDVTAATDDENGHLGTWFEHRSRNGASTRWDLDNVQIYTCRDAPVSRISGADRYASAARIAATYPAGVEVAYLATGENFPDAIGASALAGRQDAPVLLTRTGQLPSDTAAQLRRLSPERLVVLGGTGAVSDTVARQAGAYADSTTRITGRTRYDVSAGVARGYSPGGPVLYVASGDDFPDALSIGALAGHQGAPVLLTPKAGLHPAVEEQVARLDPGRIVVVGGSGAVSDTVLTQLRRHTSGTVARISGSNRYAVASAIAQEFDRRPARAYVATGTAFPDALVGAARAGSQGVPVVLTRQDQLVSDGRAALQALDPLRGVLLGGQVALSSVVMDQVGAHVG, encoded by the coding sequence ATGAGGCGGATCCGACAGGCGGGGGCGGCCGGCCTCGCGCTCGCGACGCTCGCGGCCCTAGGCCTGGGCACCGCCTCGGTGGCGAGCCCGCAGGACCCGGACCTCGGGGAGACCCAGGCGGCCACGTCGACCGCGGTGGACTGGAGCGGTCTGGGGCAGGCGCCCTGTCCGGAGGGCATGACCCGCCGGGTGAGCGTCGACAGCCACAGCATGGACTCCTCCGTGCCGCAGCCGCGCTTCAACGACGGGTGGGGGCTGGTCTCCTCGCGCGACGGCTCCGCCGCCCGCGCCACGGTGTCCTCCTCGGACGCCAGCGACCACCTCTTCCTGCCCTACGTCAAGGTCTCGGTCGACCGCCGCACGATGCTGGGCCTCTCCACGAGGAGCACCCAGGGCAACTCCGCCTACACCCGGGCGCAGGTCAACTCGGTGGACCTGCGCGTCTACGCCGGGCAGTCGTGGGGCGGCCGGGTCTACGACGTCACCGCGGCGACCGACGACGAGAACGGCCACCTCGGCACGTGGTTCGAGCACCGCAGCCGGAACGGCGCGAGCACCCGGTGGGACCTCGACAACGTGCAGATCTACACCTGCCGCGACGCCCCGGTCTCCCGGATCTCCGGCGCGGACCGGTATGCCTCGGCGGCCCGGATCGCCGCCACCTACCCGGCCGGGGTGGAGGTGGCCTACCTCGCCACCGGGGAGAACTTCCCCGACGCCATCGGTGCTTCGGCGCTGGCCGGCCGCCAGGACGCCCCGGTCCTGCTCACCCGCACCGGTCAGCTGCCCTCGGACACCGCGGCCCAGCTGCGACGCCTCTCGCCCGAGCGGCTCGTCGTGCTGGGCGGCACCGGGGCGGTCAGCGACACCGTGGCCCGCCAGGCGGGCGCCTACGCCGACTCCACGACCCGGATCACCGGCCGCACCCGCTACGACGTCTCGGCCGGGGTGGCGCGCGGCTACTCGCCCGGTGGCCCGGTGCTCTACGTCGCCAGCGGCGACGACTTCCCCGACGCGCTCTCGATCGGCGCGCTGGCCGGCCACCAGGGCGCGCCCGTGCTGCTCACCCCGAAGGCCGGCCTGCACCCGGCGGTCGAGGAGCAGGTGGCGCGGCTCGACCCCGGCCGCATCGTCGTCGTCGGTGGCTCGGGCGCGGTCTCGGACACCGTCCTCACCCAGCTGCGCCGGCATACCTCGGGCACCGTGGCGCGCATCTCCGGCAGCAACCGGTATGCCGTGGCCTCGGCGATCGCGCAGGAGTTCGACCGGCGCCCGGCGCGCGCCTACGTCGCGACGGGGACCGCCTTCCCGGACGCCCTCGTGGGCGCGGCGCGGGCCGGCAGCCAGGGCGTGCCCGTCGTGCTGACCCGCCAGGACCAGCTGGTCTCCGACGGGCGCGCGGCGCTGCAGGCGCTGGACCCCCTGCGCGGGGTGCTGCTCGGCGGCCAGGTCGCGCTGAGCTCGGTGGTCATGGACCAGGTCGGCGCGCACGTCGGGTGA